The Tenrec ecaudatus isolate mTenEca1 chromosome 14, mTenEca1.hap1, whole genome shotgun sequence genome contains a region encoding:
- the LOC142426394 gene encoding large ribosomal subunit protein eL43-like, giving the protein MAKRTKKVGIVGKYGTRYGASLRKMVKKIEISQHAKYTCSFCGKTKMKRCAVGIWHCGSYMKTVAGGAWTYNTTSAVTVKPAIRRLKELKD; this is encoded by the coding sequence ATGGCCAAACGCACCAAGAAGGTCGGGATCGTGGGCAAATATGGGACCCGTTATGGCGCCTCCCTcaggaaaatggtgaagaaaattgaaatcagCCAACATGCCAAGTACACTTGCTCCTTCTGTGGTAAAACCAAGATGAAGAGATGCGCCGTGGGCATCTGGCACTGTGGTTCCTACATGAAGACAGTTGCCGGTGGGGCCTGGACCTACAATACCACCTCTGCTGTCACAGTAAAGCCTGCCATAAGAAGACTGAAGGAATTGAAAGACTAG